The window AAAGCGCGGTCGTTGACACAAAAGCGGTAGTGAAGGGCGCACCTTGGAACATCGTGTTCTTCTCGATTGGGATGTATGTCGTCGTATATGGACTCGGCAATGCGGGGTTAACGCCAATGCTTGCAAGTGTCATTGAATGGACAGCAGAGCAAGGACTATTTGTGGCTACAGTCGGTATGGGCTTTATTGCAGCCTTTCTTTCATCGATTATGAACAATATGCCAACTGTGATGGTCAACGCATTAGCGATTGCCGAAACATCTACAAATGGCACATTACGTGAAGCACTCATTTATGCGAACGTCATCGGTTCGGACCTAGGACCGAAAATTACACCAATCGGGTCACTCGCAACACTTGTTTGGTTATATGTACTGTCACAAAAAGGTGTGAAAATCTCATGGGGAACGTACTTTAAAACAGGGATTGTGTTAACGGTGCCAATCTTAATCTTAACGTTAATTGGGCTTTACATTACATTAATATTTTTTAGTTAAGGGAGTTTATTTATATGACAAAAAATACACTTTATTTCTTATGTACAGGAAACTCATGTCGTTCACAAATGGCTGATGGTTGGGCGCAAAAATTATTACCAGAAGATTGGGAAGTATATTCAGCTGGTATTGAAACGCATGGTGTTAACCCAAATGCCATCAAAGTAATGAATGAAGTAGACATTGATATTTCACACCATACATCGGATTTAATTAGCCAAGAAATTTTAAATAAAGCAACTTTAGTGGTGACGCTTTGTGGCGATGCAGCAGATAAATGCCCGATGACACCTCCAGGGGTTCGTCGTGAACATTGGGGCTTTGAAGACCCAGCAAAAGCTAAAGGTACAGACGAAGAAAAATGGACTGTTTTCCAAGAAGTGCGTGATGCAATCGGATTACGCATTGAGCAGTTCGTGAATGAAGAACTAAAAAAATAGATGTTCGGAGGGGGACCGTCATGAAGAAAATTGAAATTTTTGAACAAGCGATGTGCTGTCCAACAGGCGTATGTGGACCAGCCATTGATCCGGAGTTACTGCGCATGTCTTTCGTATTAAATAACTTAAAAAATACGCAAATTACAGCAGAACGATTTAATTTAACAAATAATCCAGATGTTTTTGTCGCAAATAAGGCAGTGAATGACTTGCTAATGACAGAAGGTATGGACTGTTTACCTGCAACATTCGTCGGTGGCGAGCTTGTTTTAAAGGGAAGTTACCCAACTACTGCACAGTTTGCTGAGTGGTCAGGACTAAGCGAAGAAGAGCTTGTGAAAAAGCCGAAAGTACGTCTATCTCTTGGAGTGCAGGAGTAATGGAACGTTTCACAAGTGAGCATTTTCCAACAACACCATTTTTATTCTTTACAGGTAAAGGTGGTGTCGGTAAAACATCGACTGCAAGTAGTCTTTCGATTGCATTAGCAACAGAAGGAAAGAAAGTCCTTCTAATTAGCACAGACCCTGCT is drawn from Solibacillus sp. R5-41 and contains these coding sequences:
- the arsC gene encoding arsenate reductase (thioredoxin), encoding MTKNTLYFLCTGNSCRSQMADGWAQKLLPEDWEVYSAGIETHGVNPNAIKVMNEVDIDISHHTSDLISQEILNKATLVVTLCGDAADKCPMTPPGVRREHWGFEDPAKAKGTDEEKWTVFQEVRDAIGLRIEQFVNEELKK
- the arsD gene encoding arsenite efflux transporter metallochaperone ArsD yields the protein MKKIEIFEQAMCCPTGVCGPAIDPELLRMSFVLNNLKNTQITAERFNLTNNPDVFVANKAVNDLLMTEGMDCLPATFVGGELVLKGSYPTTAQFAEWSGLSEEELVKKPKVRLSLGVQE